One part of the Terriglobales bacterium genome encodes these proteins:
- a CDS encoding septal ring lytic transglycosylase RlpA family protein, which produces MRQLLTYMMTVVLLIATVEAASPASSESQPKIANVKATSIETGPTTPRLPYKPNLKPAKAYEIGKASWYGRQFHGRTTASGEPFDMFTLTAAHRHLPLGTWVKVTNVRNSRSVIVRINDRGPVPESRIIDLSFEAATLLDLRARGVEKVRLDLLKPEAVAYALNLNQLN; this is translated from the coding sequence ATGAGACAACTACTGACCTACATGATGACGGTCGTTCTATTGATCGCCACCGTGGAAGCAGCATCACCGGCCAGTTCTGAGTCACAACCAAAGATTGCAAATGTGAAGGCCACTTCCATAGAAACCGGGCCAACAACGCCCCGTTTACCATACAAACCCAATTTAAAACCGGCAAAAGCCTATGAGATCGGCAAAGCATCCTGGTATGGCCGCCAGTTCCACGGAAGAACTACAGCCAGCGGCGAACCCTTTGATATGTTTACCCTGACTGCCGCTCATCGCCACCTGCCGCTGGGAACCTGGGTTAAGGTTACGAACGTCCGCAATAGCAGGTCGGTGATCGTAAGAATCAACGACCGCGGACCGGTACCTGAATCCCGCATCATTGACCTCTCCTTTGAGGCTGCCACCCTCCTGGATTTACGGGCCCGAGGGGTAGAAAAGGTCCGTCTGGACCTGCTTAAGCCGGAAGCCGTGGCTTACGCCCTTAATCTGAACCAACTAAACTGA
- the thiD gene encoding bifunctional hydroxymethylpyrimidine kinase/phosphomethylpyrimidine kinase, with translation MANSQPVVLSIAGYDPSSGAGVTADIKTLAAHGCYGVSCITALTVQSTTGVTQVQAVSGKLVADTLYELAKDFQISAVRIGMLGSAEVVEAVAEGLKKANFPNIVLDPIFKSSSGATLLDKKGIDVLRQKLVSLSTVITPNADEAIALTGLPVSNLPEMKAAASKLHELGAKNVVVTGGDMSSATREKAIDLLSMQTEAGCVQEEFSSERVKSKSTHGTGCAFATALAANLALGRQLSDAVVLAKAFVKKAISQAHPLGRGVGPLNHLYRLEETPRVQQESLHHALKDH, from the coding sequence ATGGCCAACTCCCAGCCTGTTGTACTCAGCATCGCCGGCTACGATCCATCCTCGGGTGCAGGCGTAACGGCCGATATTAAGACTCTGGCTGCTCACGGCTGCTATGGCGTGAGCTGCATAACTGCCCTTACAGTGCAATCAACGACCGGTGTGACCCAAGTGCAAGCGGTCTCGGGCAAGCTGGTAGCGGATACCCTGTACGAGTTGGCCAAGGACTTCCAGATTTCAGCAGTCCGCATAGGCATGCTGGGCTCAGCCGAGGTCGTGGAAGCGGTAGCTGAGGGGCTTAAGAAAGCCAACTTTCCGAATATTGTGCTCGACCCGATCTTCAAGTCGTCATCGGGGGCAACCCTGCTGGATAAGAAAGGGATAGATGTGCTTCGGCAAAAGCTGGTGTCTCTTTCGACGGTCATTACGCCTAATGCTGATGAAGCCATCGCCCTGACCGGCCTTCCGGTGAGCAATCTGCCGGAAATGAAGGCCGCCGCCTCCAAACTGCACGAATTAGGGGCAAAAAACGTGGTGGTGACCGGGGGCGATATGTCCAGCGCAACCAGGGAGAAGGCCATTGACCTGCTCAGCATGCAGACCGAAGCCGGCTGTGTGCAGGAAGAGTTTTCGTCGGAGCGGGTAAAGTCAAAATCTACCCATGGGACAGGCTGTGCTTTTGCCACAGCGCTGGCGGCCAACCTTGCCTTGGGGAGGCAGTTGAGCGATGCGGTGGTATTGGCCAAGGCTTTTGTAAAGAAAGCGATTTCCCAAGCGCATCCTTTAGGTAGGGGGGTTGGACCGCTGAATCACCTCTACCGACTGGAAGAGACCCCCAGAGTACAGCAAGAAAGCCTGCACCATGCGCTGAAAGACCATTGA
- a CDS encoding TonB-dependent receptor, producing the protein MFRRACIIVLSLIASHYCIARDLSSASLRITAFDESNAAVTKAQIQLWFQGKSVNTTTTNTQGEAEFLNLPPGSYKVVISRQGFETIIRQDIMVNAGQTMKLTLVLKVATVKQEVNVAGTTDSPVAQSSSVGTQLPRDQVKEIPGRPVTIIDALPLVPGVVRAPNGTVLIYGSNEHHSGFVVNSANVTDPVTGQFQPTVPIDSVDTVTVYKTPYLAQYGGFTSGIVSVDTRRGGDKWHYELNDPFPEFRVRSAHIVGLREITPRVNFNGPLIANRLYFADAGEYVLRKQAVRSLQYPFNEMKEQSFNSFTQLDYLVSPKHILTGTFHLAPVKRQFVNLDFFNPQPVTPDFVFQGDTTSLLDRLTVNGGVLQSTLSLNRVDASVLPRGEAAMNLAPIGNSGNYFNEQHRRASRVEWRENFFLSPMQWAGTHNFQFGTTLSHTQFRASIEDKPVNILNTSGQRLRQIEFTNTQPIRRQDDEVAAFGQDHWQVGRKLALDAGIRMERQDLSRTLRLAPRVGFAFKPWASDSTVVRGGYGIFYDTVPLNIFSFNQFPEEIITTYDLNSPANSQRRRYGRLTRPVRGHSKTSVLRVLNDAGGRFSPSSAAWNIEIEHAISNSFHIRANYLQSESDGLFVINREVIQGGDFLVLRDTGKSFYHQLELGAHFTWKQGDISGSYVRSHTAGDLNEFDNFLGNFPLPIVSANRFSALPGDIPNRILVWSQFKLPLKMHITPLVEYRSGFPYQVRDVMQNYVAQTHETRFPSYFSLDARIAKEFKVMKNHALEGSVSITNITNHFNPLAVHSNTADPQFGRFFAYYDRRARIDLNVKF; encoded by the coding sequence ATGTTCCGACGCGCTTGCATTATTGTCCTAAGCCTAATTGCTTCCCACTATTGCATTGCCCGCGACCTTTCTTCTGCCAGCTTGCGTATTACCGCTTTTGACGAATCGAATGCGGCTGTTACGAAGGCGCAAATCCAACTCTGGTTTCAAGGTAAGAGCGTCAACACTACGACAACCAATACCCAAGGTGAGGCCGAATTCCTGAACCTGCCGCCCGGCAGCTACAAAGTAGTTATATCCAGGCAGGGGTTTGAAACCATCATCCGGCAGGACATCATGGTCAATGCGGGACAGACGATGAAGTTAACTCTGGTCCTGAAGGTTGCGACCGTAAAGCAAGAAGTCAACGTTGCCGGGACTACAGACTCTCCTGTGGCGCAAAGCTCATCGGTGGGAACCCAACTTCCGCGCGATCAAGTGAAGGAAATACCGGGCAGACCGGTCACGATCATAGACGCGCTGCCGCTGGTCCCAGGCGTGGTGCGTGCGCCGAACGGGACGGTCCTCATTTACGGCAGCAATGAACATCACAGCGGGTTTGTGGTGAATTCAGCAAACGTGACCGATCCTGTGACAGGCCAGTTCCAACCCACAGTGCCCATCGATAGCGTGGATACGGTCACCGTATATAAAACACCCTATCTAGCCCAGTACGGCGGTTTTACATCGGGAATTGTCTCCGTGGATACGCGCCGCGGCGGTGATAAGTGGCATTACGAGCTTAACGATCCTTTCCCGGAGTTTCGCGTCCGCAGTGCGCATATAGTAGGACTGCGAGAAATAACCCCGCGGGTCAACTTCAACGGTCCTCTGATTGCGAACCGGCTGTACTTCGCCGATGCCGGGGAGTACGTGCTGCGAAAGCAAGCGGTAAGGAGCCTGCAGTATCCATTCAACGAGATGAAAGAACAATCGTTTAACTCGTTCACTCAGCTTGATTACCTGGTTTCTCCCAAGCACATTTTGACCGGGACTTTTCATCTAGCGCCCGTGAAGAGACAATTCGTCAATCTGGATTTTTTCAACCCGCAACCGGTAACACCAGATTTTGTTTTCCAGGGCGATACCACGAGCTTGTTAGACCGTCTCACAGTAAATGGCGGCGTGCTGCAGAGCACACTATCCCTGAACCGCGTTGATGCCAGCGTGCTGCCGCGGGGAGAAGCGGCGATGAACCTTGCCCCTATAGGAAATTCAGGCAACTACTTCAATGAACAACACCGGCGTGCATCCAGAGTGGAGTGGAGAGAGAACTTTTTTCTATCGCCGATGCAATGGGCAGGCACGCACAATTTCCAGTTTGGGACTACGTTGAGCCATACCCAGTTCCGCGCTTCGATCGAAGACAAGCCAGTCAATATTTTGAACACAAGTGGACAACGATTGAGACAGATCGAATTCACGAATACTCAGCCTATACGGCGGCAAGATGACGAAGTCGCAGCCTTTGGACAGGACCATTGGCAGGTTGGGCGAAAGCTAGCCTTGGATGCAGGGATCCGCATGGAGCGTCAAGATCTCAGCCGAACGCTTCGGCTCGCACCGCGTGTGGGGTTCGCATTTAAACCCTGGGCCAGTGATTCCACAGTCGTACGAGGGGGCTATGGCATCTTCTATGACACGGTTCCATTGAATATCTTCTCATTTAATCAGTTTCCCGAAGAGATCATCACCACGTATGACCTGAACTCCCCGGCCAACAGTCAACGCCGCCGTTATGGGCGCCTCACCCGGCCAGTACGTGGGCACAGCAAGACCTCTGTTCTCAGGGTACTTAACGATGCCGGGGGCAGATTCTCTCCGTCGAGTGCTGCGTGGAACATTGAAATCGAACATGCTATTTCGAATTCATTCCATATTCGAGCCAACTATCTGCAGAGCGAATCGGATGGACTATTTGTTATCAATCGAGAGGTCATTCAAGGAGGAGACTTCCTTGTACTTCGCGACACTGGCAAGTCGTTCTATCACCAACTGGAGTTGGGTGCGCATTTTACCTGGAAGCAGGGTGACATATCCGGTTCCTATGTCCGAAGCCACACGGCGGGCGATCTGAATGAGTTCGACAACTTCCTGGGCAATTTCCCGCTGCCTATCGTGTCGGCAAATAGATTCTCGGCGCTGCCAGGGGACATACCAAATCGCATACTGGTGTGGAGCCAGTTCAAGCTCCCCTTGAAAATGCATATTACTCCGCTGGTGGAGTACCGTAGCGGCTTCCCCTACCAGGTACGAGACGTGATGCAAAATTACGTTGCCCAGACCCATGAGACGCGTTTTCCCAGTTACTTTTCATTGGACGCGAGAATTGCCAAAGAGTTTAAGGTGATGAAGAACCATGCCCTGGAAGGCTCGGTCAGCATCACCAATATCACCAATCACTTCAATCCACTCGCGGTGCATTCGAACACGGCTGACCCACAGTTCGGGAGATTCTTTGCCTATTACGACCGCCGAGCGCGGATAGACCTCAATGTAAAGTTTTAA
- a CDS encoding PspC domain-containing protein, whose translation MHCNKSVGTAPARKHLIRPRTGRKIAGVALAFAEYFDLDVSLIRVIWLLVAIFGGTGIVAYLVCWIVIPSEPEIQTSEAQAAATTSSPVGSSSITAT comes from the coding sequence GTGCATTGCAACAAAAGTGTGGGCACAGCTCCGGCGCGTAAACACTTGATCCGCCCGCGCACAGGACGCAAAATTGCCGGGGTTGCGCTGGCGTTTGCCGAATACTTCGACCTGGATGTCTCGCTTATACGGGTGATTTGGCTGTTGGTGGCGATCTTCGGAGGAACCGGGATCGTGGCATATCTGGTGTGTTGGATCGTGATTCCATCCGAACCCGAAATACAAACTTCTGAGGCACAGGCTGCTGCTACAACCAGTTCTCCGGTGGGCAGTTCTTCTATCACAGCGACGTAA
- a CDS encoding alpha/beta fold hydrolase has protein sequence MPEQIHSEDAKIFYDTLGEGPPLVLLHPFPTNHDFWSPVAPQLAARYRLILPDLRCHGDSEPGTGPATMEKHVADLQRILDAEHIQRAYFAGVSIGGYITFEFWRRHRERMQALILCDTRAQADTDEGRQTRLKAAEEVEHSGPDGYIEGMVPKLLGETTRRNRLDRVSEARRMMGRMTGAGITAALRGMAARPDSIPTLKTINVPTLVMVGNEDTLTPPADAELMHREIRGSELATVPAAGHYAPFEQPEAAVQIMRGFLDKFFRRG, from the coding sequence ATGCCCGAGCAGATTCATTCTGAAGACGCCAAGATTTTCTATGACACGCTGGGAGAAGGGCCGCCGCTGGTTTTGCTGCATCCTTTTCCTACAAACCATGATTTCTGGAGTCCGGTAGCGCCACAGCTTGCTGCGCGCTACCGGTTAATTCTGCCTGATCTGCGCTGCCATGGCGACTCCGAGCCTGGCACAGGTCCGGCGACGATGGAAAAACACGTAGCCGACCTGCAACGCATTCTGGATGCTGAACATATTCAGCGCGCCTACTTTGCCGGTGTTTCTATCGGGGGATACATCACTTTTGAATTTTGGCGGCGGCATCGGGAACGGATGCAGGCGTTGATTTTATGCGACACCCGCGCCCAGGCGGATACCGATGAAGGCCGTCAGACCAGGCTAAAAGCGGCTGAAGAAGTTGAGCACTCGGGGCCGGATGGCTACATTGAAGGCATGGTTCCAAAACTATTGGGAGAGACCACGCGCCGCAACCGGCTGGACCGGGTGAGTGAAGCTCGACGAATGATGGGGCGTATGACCGGGGCCGGTATCACTGCTGCCTTGCGGGGCATGGCCGCGAGGCCGGATTCGATTCCTACGCTGAAGACCATTAACGTTCCAACTTTGGTCATGGTGGGTAATGAAGATACGCTCACGCCCCCGGCTGATGCGGAATTAATGCATCGCGAAATTCGCGGCAGCGAGCTTGCCACGGTTCCTGCTGCTGGTCACTACGCTCCTTTTGAGCAGCCTGAGGCCGCGGTCCAGATCATGCGTGGATTTCTAGATAAGTTTTTTCGCCGCGGATAA
- the aroA gene encoding 3-phosphoshikimate 1-carboxyvinyltransferase codes for MIDQNNVVVRPARNVQGMVRLPGDKSISHRYAMLAGLAKGKTILENFSTGADCASTLGCMQALGCKVVKTGNTVEIEGLGAELQAPQVPLDCGNSGSTIRMLSGILAGQNFTAEMQGDESLSRRPMARVIRPLTMMGAKFSSAEGERPPLRIMGANGALRAIDYKTPVASAQVKSCVLFAGLLAQGTTSVEESVRTRDHGELALRAFGAEVQQEKNRSSIRGRQELHAIKANVPGDISSASFFMCAAALFPESNLVLENVGLNPTRSSLLDVLTALGARVRMLDLNEANYEVTGSVKVEAGLLKGTTVSGGQSAALIDELPVLAAIAPYTQEGVEIRDAGELRVKESDRIATVAQGLRAMGAKVEELSDGLRVPGKQKLHGAEIDSHGDHRIAMAFSIAALRAEGETHILGADAARISFPEFFNMLSAITES; via the coding sequence ATGATTGACCAAAATAACGTGGTGGTCCGGCCAGCCAGAAATGTTCAAGGCATGGTGCGGCTGCCCGGTGACAAATCTATTTCGCACCGCTATGCCATGCTTGCAGGGCTGGCCAAGGGAAAAACCATCCTGGAAAATTTTTCCACCGGCGCGGATTGCGCCAGCACGCTGGGCTGCATGCAGGCGCTGGGATGCAAAGTCGTAAAAACAGGGAACACGGTGGAGATTGAAGGGCTGGGGGCGGAGTTGCAAGCCCCGCAAGTCCCGCTGGACTGTGGAAACTCAGGCTCTACTATACGCATGCTGTCAGGCATTCTGGCGGGGCAGAATTTTACCGCGGAGATGCAGGGCGATGAATCGCTCTCGCGGCGACCGATGGCGCGTGTCATCCGCCCGTTGACCATGATGGGGGCGAAATTCTCTTCTGCGGAAGGTGAGCGCCCGCCGTTGCGTATTATGGGTGCGAACGGCGCTTTGCGCGCGATTGATTACAAGACGCCGGTGGCCAGTGCGCAGGTCAAATCGTGCGTCCTGTTTGCCGGTCTTCTCGCCCAGGGCACAACGTCGGTTGAAGAATCAGTGCGCACGCGTGATCATGGCGAGCTGGCGTTGCGGGCTTTTGGCGCCGAGGTGCAACAAGAAAAGAACCGCAGCAGCATTCGCGGCCGGCAGGAGTTGCATGCCATCAAAGCCAACGTTCCAGGAGATATTTCTTCCGCATCATTTTTTATGTGCGCCGCCGCATTGTTTCCAGAGTCGAACCTGGTGCTGGAGAACGTTGGCCTGAATCCGACCCGCTCCTCGTTGCTCGATGTGCTGACCGCTTTGGGGGCGCGCGTGCGAATGCTCGATTTGAACGAAGCGAACTACGAGGTAACGGGTTCAGTCAAGGTGGAAGCAGGCCTGCTGAAAGGGACAACCGTCTCCGGCGGGCAATCAGCCGCCCTGATTGACGAGCTGCCTGTGCTGGCGGCCATAGCTCCTTATACGCAAGAGGGGGTTGAGATCCGCGATGCCGGCGAGTTGCGGGTGAAAGAGTCAGACCGTATTGCCACGGTGGCGCAAGGTCTGCGCGCCATGGGGGCCAAAGTGGAAGAGCTGTCTGATGGTTTGCGTGTGCCCGGAAAACAAAAACTGCATGGAGCGGAAATTGATTCGCACGGCGACCATCGCATTGCCATGGCTTTTAGCATCGCTGCTCTGCGCGCGGAGGGCGAAACCCACATCTTGGGAGCCGACGCGGCGCGCATCTCATTCCCTGAATTTTTCAATATGTTGAGCGCGATTACTGAATCGTAA
- a CDS encoding discoidin domain-containing protein, which produces MNRTIYLSRCFAVAVLLLSLAALPAFSQVSILTRSYDNQRTGANLSETTLNASNVNSTQFGKLFQLQVDDQVYAGMLYVPALTVNGATHNVIYAATVNNTVYAFDADSAGAPLWQRNFNNGGRPTTNSEVGSNCNPYLDFSGNIGIIGTPVIDPATNTMYLVTRTVQNGSTVQTLRAIDVTTGNDRALNPQQVIQANGFDPVIQNQRMSLALSQGVIYIGWASFCDTGSYHGWLMTYDPASLSQLGTFNTTPNGTEGGIWMSGSAPAFDATGNLYFSTGNGSFDGSSNFGESLLKLAPQTLNRLDFFTPSNWNTLNIGDTDFGSGGALFLPGTNVVVAGGKEGKIFVLNSSNLGGVVMGDTQILQSFQAVDPTIVSGQSHHIHNGAVAWGGPQGINLYISGENDDVRAYRFNTSTQTFATPAFAAGSFLLPRGMPGSVMSLSANGVQSGTGVLWSATPRLGNANQKVVPGVLTAYNAETLATLWTSGTTPGDDTFNFSKGSPPIVANGKLYLASFSDVVSVYGLTTPPPASQNLALNKAATGSASCSSSETPDKAFNGSYSGGNSDKWCSLVTPSFLQVDLGANFVVNQFVVLHAGAGGEGGSLNSNSEPTFDLNSQAYNIQVSTDGTNFTTAADVTGNIQSISTHSITPTAARFVRLNITTPTRTSDTASRIYEFQVFGPAGASSAPDYLLSASPNSLSVTQGASGSSTITVNPLNGFSGSVSLSASGVPNGVTASFNPASTSGASTLTLSTTSTTATGTSTITITGVSGSLTHTTTIALTVKSPNAVPVQVNLSPVFNISTGIATDGKSFSTGGLDGSGFAYSGKLLGATQTINGTKFNLGPASALDVVNSKTIALPAGQFSTLKMLAAGVNGNQASQVFVVTYTDGTTSTISQSLSDWFRPQNFPGESKAVTMAYRDTSKGKKDNRTFLLYGYSLGLNNSKTVSSITLPGNRNVVVLAITLAP; this is translated from the coding sequence ATGAACCGCACTATATATCTCTCTCGCTGCTTTGCCGTAGCTGTCCTTCTGTTGTCGCTCGCCGCTCTGCCCGCCTTTTCTCAAGTTAGCATCTTGACCAGGAGCTATGACAACCAGCGCACCGGCGCCAATCTTTCTGAAACGACGCTCAACGCCTCGAATGTCAACTCGACTCAGTTCGGAAAACTTTTTCAGCTCCAGGTGGATGATCAGGTCTATGCCGGCATGCTCTACGTGCCGGCACTCACCGTCAATGGGGCCACGCATAACGTAATTTATGCGGCTACGGTCAACAATACCGTTTATGCCTTCGACGCCGACAGCGCCGGCGCTCCGCTCTGGCAGCGGAATTTTAATAACGGCGGCCGCCCGACCACAAATTCAGAGGTGGGGTCGAACTGTAACCCCTATTTGGATTTCAGCGGAAACATCGGCATCATCGGCACACCGGTGATTGATCCCGCTACCAATACCATGTATCTCGTCACCCGCACCGTCCAGAACGGCTCGACCGTGCAGACTTTGCGCGCAATTGACGTCACCACGGGTAATGATCGGGCCCTGAATCCTCAACAGGTCATCCAGGCCAACGGATTCGATCCCGTTATTCAGAACCAGCGCATGTCTCTGGCTCTTTCCCAAGGCGTGATTTATATCGGATGGGCGTCGTTTTGCGATACCGGCTCTTATCATGGTTGGTTGATGACCTATGACCCAGCGTCCCTTTCCCAACTTGGGACTTTTAATACAACTCCAAACGGGACCGAAGGCGGCATCTGGATGAGCGGCTCCGCGCCGGCTTTTGATGCAACCGGCAACTTGTACTTCTCTACCGGCAACGGCTCCTTCGACGGAAGCAGCAATTTCGGTGAAAGTCTGCTGAAGCTCGCTCCGCAAACCTTGAACCGCCTCGACTTCTTCACCCCCAGCAACTGGAATACGTTGAATATTGGCGATACCGATTTCGGATCGGGAGGCGCACTCTTTTTACCCGGCACCAACGTGGTCGTTGCCGGCGGTAAAGAAGGCAAGATCTTCGTGCTCAACAGCAGCAATCTGGGAGGCGTGGTCATGGGCGATACGCAGATTCTCCAAAGCTTTCAGGCTGTTGATCCCACAATTGTTTCCGGTCAAAGCCATCACATTCACAACGGCGCTGTCGCCTGGGGCGGACCACAAGGAATTAACTTGTATATTTCTGGTGAGAATGACGATGTTCGCGCCTACCGCTTCAACACTTCTACGCAAACATTTGCTACGCCGGCCTTCGCGGCGGGCAGCTTCCTGCTCCCGCGGGGCATGCCGGGTAGCGTGATGAGTCTTTCTGCGAATGGTGTGCAATCCGGAACCGGCGTTCTCTGGTCTGCCACGCCGCGTCTGGGCAATGCTAATCAGAAGGTTGTGCCTGGAGTGCTCACAGCTTACAACGCGGAAACGCTGGCCACTCTCTGGACCTCAGGAACAACACCCGGCGACGATACCTTTAACTTCTCCAAGGGCTCTCCTCCCATCGTTGCCAATGGAAAGCTGTATCTCGCGTCGTTCTCAGACGTTGTCTCGGTCTACGGTCTTACCACGCCTCCTCCGGCTTCGCAGAATCTTGCGCTGAACAAGGCGGCAACCGGCAGCGCTTCGTGCAGCTCGAGTGAAACGCCTGACAAGGCCTTCAACGGCAGCTACTCCGGAGGCAACAGCGACAAATGGTGTTCGCTGGTTACGCCCAGTTTCCTGCAGGTTGATCTGGGGGCCAACTTCGTCGTCAATCAGTTCGTCGTGCTGCATGCCGGTGCTGGAGGCGAAGGTGGATCGCTGAATTCGAACAGCGAACCGACATTCGATCTGAACTCGCAAGCCTACAATATCCAGGTCAGCACTGACGGCACGAACTTTACTACAGCCGCGGATGTGACCGGCAACATTCAGAGCATCTCCACCCACAGCATCACGCCGACTGCTGCCCGCTTTGTTCGTTTGAACATCACTACACCCACCCGGACCAGCGACACGGCATCGCGCATCTACGAGTTTCAAGTCTTCGGCCCTGCCGGCGCTTCTTCTGCGCCAGACTACTTGCTTTCAGCTTCGCCCAACAGCCTGAGCGTTACCCAGGGCGCAAGTGGCAGCAGCACGATTACCGTCAATCCGCTGAACGGTTTCAGCGGGAGTGTCAGCTTGTCTGCATCGGGCGTGCCCAATGGTGTTACGGCGTCGTTCAATCCTGCCAGCACAAGCGGAGCCAGCACGCTGACCCTTTCAACCACCAGCACCACCGCCACCGGAACTTCCACAATAACCATCACCGGCGTATCCGGCAGCTTGACGCATACGACCACGATTGCACTCACGGTAAAGTCGCCGAATGCAGTACCGGTGCAGGTTAACCTTTCTCCTGTGTTCAACATATCCACCGGCATCGCTACCGACGGCAAATCTTTCTCCACCGGTGGTCTGGATGGAAGCGGCTTCGCCTACTCAGGCAAGTTGCTTGGTGCTACCCAGACCATTAATGGCACCAAATTCAACCTTGGACCTGCTAGTGCACTCGACGTTGTAAATAGCAAGACTATTGCTTTGCCGGCTGGCCAATTCTCTACCCTGAAGATGCTGGCGGCGGGCGTCAACGGAAATCAGGCGTCACAGGTCTTTGTCGTTACTTATACCGATGGCACGACCTCGACTATCAGCCAGAGTCTGAGTGATTGGTTCAGGCCGCAGAACTTCCCCGGTGAATCGAAGGCAGTCACCATGGCTTATCGCGATACCAGTAAGGGTAAAAAAGATAACCGAACCTTCCTGCTGTACGGCTATTCCTTGGGTCTCAACAACAGCAAGACTGTAAGCAGCATCACATTGCCCGGCAATCGCAACGTGGTTGTGTTGGCCATTACGCTGGCACCGTAA